The following coding sequences are from one Candidatus Omnitrophota bacterium window:
- a CDS encoding MotA/TolQ/ExbB proton channel family protein — protein MKSLLMLGGFYGLYMSRLRFKKNADRLLNHLKREGAKKIDFAGYIQGKSLFLKYLKTMIDVSWHPVHCEKAVSDFEIEGEKELEISKTLMRIGPMLGLMGTLIPMGPALTGLAAGDIASMALNMQVAFSTTVVGIFIGAIGFVTQLVKQRWFAEDLNNLQYVYELARSEDR, from the coding sequence GTGAAATCTTTGCTAATGCTCGGAGGATTTTACGGTTTATATATGAGCCGGCTTAGATTTAAGAAAAATGCCGACAGGTTATTGAATCATCTAAAAAGAGAAGGCGCCAAAAAAATAGATTTTGCCGGGTATATACAGGGGAAAAGTTTATTTTTAAAGTATCTTAAAACAATGATAGATGTCAGCTGGCATCCTGTGCATTGCGAAAAAGCTGTTTCTGATTTTGAGATAGAAGGCGAAAAAGAACTGGAGATTTCTAAAACATTGATGAGGATCGGCCCGATGCTCGGGCTCATGGGAACATTAATTCCCATGGGCCCGGCGCTGACAGGGCTGGCAGCGGGAGATATTGCCTCTATGGCGCTTAATATGCAGGTAGCTTTTTCTACGACCGTGGTAGGTATTTTTATCGGCGCAATAGGCTTTGTTACGCAATTGGTTAAGCAGAGATGGTTTGCCGAAGATTTAAATAATCTTCAATATGTTTATGAATTAGCGCGTTCGGAAGACAGATGA